One Bacillus spongiae DNA window includes the following coding sequences:
- a CDS encoding energy-coupling factor transporter transmembrane component T, producing the protein MAVKMLTYQEKSSSIHQLTGATKLLCFVMWSFATMVTYDTRILFLLFVVSIFVFRLSKVEWQEVSFVLLFIVFFLFINHIAIYLFSPQEGAMIYGTKHVLLEGVGRYQLTAEQLFYQFNITLKYLTVIPAALLFIVTTHPSEFASSLHRIGVNYRIAYAVSIALRYIPDVQKDYITIARAQQARGLDLSRKEKLPKRIKNAIAIIIPLIFSSLERIETVSNVMDLRGFGKKKNRTWYSSRPFQRRDYIALLLVGGLLILSLSVTFYDGNRFFNPFL; encoded by the coding sequence ATGGCGGTAAAGATGTTAACATATCAAGAAAAATCATCTTCCATTCATCAACTGACCGGTGCAACAAAGCTACTCTGTTTCGTTATGTGGTCTTTTGCAACTATGGTAACCTATGATACTCGAATTTTATTCCTGTTATTTGTTGTGAGCATTTTTGTATTTAGATTATCAAAGGTAGAATGGCAAGAAGTATCTTTTGTACTCCTATTTATTGTATTCTTTCTTTTTATTAATCATATTGCTATTTATTTGTTTTCCCCTCAGGAAGGTGCCATGATTTATGGAACAAAGCACGTATTACTAGAAGGAGTCGGGAGATATCAACTAACTGCAGAGCAACTTTTTTATCAATTCAATATTACATTGAAATACTTAACGGTTATCCCAGCTGCTCTTCTATTTATTGTTACCACTCATCCAAGTGAATTTGCATCCTCTTTACACCGTATCGGAGTGAACTATCGAATTGCCTATGCTGTTTCAATTGCTCTTCGTTATATTCCTGATGTTCAAAAGGATTATATTACAATAGCACGTGCGCAACAAGCCAGAGGTCTCGATTTGTCACGTAAGGAAAAGCTTCCAAAACGAATCAAAAATGCAATAGCTATTATCATTCCACTTATATTTTCAAGCTTAGAGCGAATCGAAACCGTATCAAATGTAATGGACTTACGTGGGTTTGGAAAAAAGAAAAACCGGACATGGTACAGTTCACGACCATTCCAAAGAAGAGATTACATAGCTCTTCTTTTAGTAGGAGGTTTATTGATATTATCACTTTCTGTCACCTTTTATGATGGAAATCGATTTTTCAACCCATTTTTGTAA
- a CDS encoding ABC transporter ATP-binding protein, whose translation MKKTIIKFEQFGFKYRTQAQPTLKNIELTIYEGEKVLIVGPSGSGKSTIGHCLNGLVPFSYKGETEGSLEIKGKEVNSQALFERSGLVGTVLQDSDGQFIGLSVGEDIAFSLENNATEQEEMQRRVEGVAELIEMEPYLSHSVKELSGGQKQRVALGGVMVNEVDILLFDEPLANLDPAAGKYAVTLIDDIQKESNKTVIIIEHRLEDVLYRHVDRIIVMNAGEIVADLPPNELLATSILEKTNIREPLYLKALKYAGCTITPTMKPEHIDTIELKACKEHLRNWFQSRPEGVVHVKQKPVLEIEDLTFSYDRNKPVLINLTFSLQKGEMVSIVGENGAGKSTLSSVLCGFEKPISGEMRVNGLAMTDDTIKERAKRIGLVLQNPNQMISKHYIYDEVALGLYVRGFKEEEIKERVDKVLKVCGLYPFRNWPISALSYGQKKRVTIASMLVLEPEILILDEPTAGQDYYHYTEVMEFLVELNKRGVIVVIITHDMHLMLEYTSRSIVLNEGRVLMDAPPEEVLTNPAVIKKASLKETSLYELALKSGISDPTEFVRRFIAHERKEGRKWR comes from the coding sequence ATGAAAAAAACGATTATTAAGTTTGAACAGTTTGGATTTAAATATCGTACCCAAGCTCAGCCAACATTAAAAAATATTGAGTTAACAATTTATGAAGGAGAGAAAGTACTCATAGTTGGACCATCAGGGTCAGGGAAAAGTACAATTGGGCATTGTTTAAATGGGCTTGTTCCGTTTTCATACAAAGGAGAAACCGAGGGAAGTTTGGAGATTAAGGGCAAAGAGGTCAATAGCCAAGCCCTTTTCGAACGATCCGGATTAGTTGGAACGGTTTTACAAGATTCGGATGGTCAGTTTATTGGTTTATCTGTCGGAGAGGATATTGCTTTTTCCCTAGAGAATAATGCAACCGAACAAGAAGAGATGCAACGTCGGGTGGAAGGTGTGGCGGAACTAATTGAAATGGAACCTTACCTATCTCACTCGGTAAAGGAGCTCTCAGGGGGACAAAAACAACGTGTTGCATTAGGTGGGGTAATGGTTAATGAAGTTGATATTCTTTTATTTGATGAACCATTAGCAAATTTAGACCCAGCTGCTGGAAAATATGCTGTTACTCTTATTGATGACATCCAAAAAGAATCGAATAAAACCGTAATTATCATTGAGCATCGATTAGAGGATGTCCTTTACCGTCATGTTGATCGAATTATAGTCATGAATGCTGGGGAAATTGTGGCAGACCTTCCCCCAAATGAATTGTTAGCTACTTCTATTTTAGAAAAGACAAATATTCGAGAACCATTATATTTGAAAGCATTAAAGTATGCAGGTTGTACAATCACACCAACAATGAAACCAGAGCATATTGACACGATTGAATTAAAAGCATGTAAGGAGCACTTAAGAAATTGGTTTCAGTCAAGACCAGAAGGAGTTGTTCATGTAAAACAGAAACCAGTACTAGAAATCGAAGACCTTACTTTTTCTTATGACCGTAACAAACCGGTATTAATAAATTTGACCTTTTCTCTTCAAAAAGGTGAGATGGTTAGCATTGTTGGAGAAAATGGAGCAGGGAAATCAACTTTGTCAAGTGTATTGTGTGGATTTGAAAAACCAATTAGTGGTGAAATGAGGGTTAATGGTCTAGCTATGACTGATGATACGATAAAAGAACGGGCCAAGCGCATTGGCTTGGTTCTCCAAAACCCGAATCAGATGATTTCTAAGCATTATATTTATGACGAAGTTGCATTAGGTCTTTACGTTCGGGGATTCAAAGAGGAAGAAATTAAGGAGAGAGTGGACAAAGTACTAAAGGTATGTGGGTTGTACCCTTTTCGAAATTGGCCAATTTCAGCGCTTAGTTACGGACAAAAAAAACGAGTAACTATAGCTTCAATGTTGGTACTAGAACCGGAAATATTAATTTTAGATGAACCGACGGCTGGTCAGGATTATTATCACTATACTGAGGTGATGGAGTTTTTAGTAGAGTTAAACAAGCGTGGAGTGATTGTTGTAATCATAACGCATGATATGCACTTAATGCTTGAATATACCTCAAGGTCAATTGTGTTAAATGAAGGACGAGTGTTAATGGACGCACCACCAGAAGAGGTTTTAACAAATCCTGCTGTTATTAAAAAGGCCTCATTAAAAGAAACTTCTTTATATGAGTTGGCACTGAAATCTGGGATATCTGATCCAACTGAGTTTGTTCGTCGTTTTATCGCTCATGAGCGCAAGGAGGGGCGGAAATGGCGGTAA
- a CDS encoding ECF-type riboflavin transporter substrate-binding protein encodes MKMQKLTTKTIVAIGIGTAVFVILGRFVALPTGIPNTTIETSYAFLALMAVIFGPVAGGLIGLIGHALKDAIFYGSPWWSWVLVSGIIGIFIGLLSKRINIEEGSFGLKQIISFNLVQVIVQAIGWVLIAPLLDILIYAEPVNKVFVQGLVAGVANMVTIGLIGTFLLIMYAKTRTASGTLEKEETF; translated from the coding sequence ATGAAAATGCAAAAGTTAACGACTAAGACGATTGTGGCAATTGGGATTGGTACCGCTGTGTTTGTTATATTGGGGCGGTTTGTAGCGCTACCCACTGGGATTCCTAATACAACGATTGAAACATCCTATGCTTTTCTAGCTCTAATGGCAGTGATATTTGGTCCGGTAGCAGGAGGTTTAATTGGTTTAATCGGTCACGCATTAAAGGATGCTATTTTCTATGGTTCTCCATGGTGGAGTTGGGTACTTGTATCAGGAATTATTGGTATTTTCATCGGTTTGCTCTCCAAGCGAATCAATATCGAAGAAGGTTCATTTGGGTTGAAACAAATCATTTCATTTAATCTCGTTCAAGTCATTGTTCAAGCCATCGGATGGGTGCTCATTGCCCCTTTATTAGATATATTAATTTACGCAGAACCTGTTAATAAAGTATTTGTTCAGGGCCTTGTAGCTGGAGTTGCTAATATGGTGACCATCGGGCTAATCGGTACGTTTTTACTTATTATGTATGCGAAAACTCGGACTGCATCAGGAACCCTCGAAAAAGAGGAGACTTTTTAA
- a CDS encoding S-adenosyl-l-methionine hydroxide adenosyltransferase family protein: MSKAIVFQSDFGRSDGAVCAMYGVAHSVDPNIQIFDSTHDIPPYNIWEASYRLNQAASFWPRNTVFVSVVDPGVGSERKSVAARTIQGHYIITPDNGTLMHIHHFCGVEEVRLIDESIHRLPNSEKSHTFHGRDVYAYTGARLAAGSIDFEAVGPKLPLEDLVMLPLNRAIRSDHEITGMVEVLDVRFGNLWTNISRELIEQFGFTFGDELEVTIQKHSQNVYKSNVVYGRSFAVEEIDQPILYVNSLDSIGLAINQGSFAETFNIGTGPNWRIKIKSKGV; the protein is encoded by the coding sequence ATGAGTAAAGCAATAGTATTTCAATCAGATTTTGGCAGGAGTGATGGGGCAGTATGCGCGATGTACGGCGTTGCTCATTCTGTTGATCCAAACATACAGATATTCGATAGTACTCATGATATTCCTCCATATAATATTTGGGAGGCTTCCTATCGTTTAAATCAAGCGGCTTCCTTTTGGCCGAGGAATACTGTATTTGTTTCAGTAGTCGATCCTGGTGTTGGATCGGAACGAAAAAGCGTTGCAGCTAGAACCATACAAGGACATTATATTATCACACCGGATAATGGAACACTTATGCATATTCATCATTTTTGCGGGGTTGAGGAGGTAAGGTTGATTGATGAGAGTATTCATCGTCTACCGAATTCAGAAAAGTCCCATACGTTTCATGGACGTGACGTCTATGCTTATACAGGGGCAAGGTTAGCGGCGGGTTCGATTGATTTTGAAGCAGTTGGTCCGAAACTACCACTTGAAGATTTGGTCATGCTTCCGCTAAATAGGGCCATCAGATCCGACCATGAAATTACGGGTATGGTGGAAGTGTTAGACGTTCGATTCGGTAATTTATGGACGAATATTTCTCGTGAATTAATTGAACAATTTGGCTTTACGTTTGGAGATGAATTGGAAGTAACCATTCAGAAACACTCACAAAACGTGTATAAGAGCAATGTAGTATACGGCCGGTCCTTTGCCGTTGAGGAAATTGATCAACCCATCTTATATGTTAATTCGCTCGATTCTATTGGGCTAGCGATTAATCAAGGGTCCTTTGCCGAGACATTTAATATTGGCACGGGTCCTAATTGGAGAATCAAAATTAAATCTAAAGGAGTTTGA
- a CDS encoding ATP phosphoribosyltransferase regulatory subunit, translating into MSQLFMFEKPLGLRDTLPDLYETKAQVQSTIAKEIKRWGYQFIETPALEYYETIGTASAILDWQLFKLLDHEGHTLVLRPEMTAPIARVAASKLLNEDQPLRLAYSANVYRAQQKEGGRPAEFKQIGVECIADDTVSADGEVIALLISALKETGIDTFQISIGHIRFVQEFFLQILGTEERANELTKFLYKKNYVGYREHVNSLSLSSIDKQRLLDFLKLRGSEEVIENAFALIENEKGKESILQLKNLWKTMVDYGMEKTLKFDLTLVSHMSYYTGILFEVYSDQVGSPIGNGGRYDLLLQKFGKNTGATGFALRLDRLLEAIGHTANSKPALCILFSEERRREAYQLGKEKRKQGLNVVLQDINGVKQIDACTSQYEDITFLIGKAGRESDK; encoded by the coding sequence TTGAGTCAATTATTTATGTTTGAGAAACCATTAGGTTTGAGAGATACATTGCCAGATTTATATGAGACAAAGGCCCAAGTACAGTCAACCATTGCAAAGGAAATAAAGAGGTGGGGGTATCAATTTATTGAGACTCCGGCTTTAGAATATTATGAAACAATCGGAACAGCATCGGCTATTCTCGATTGGCAACTTTTTAAATTATTAGATCATGAAGGTCATACCCTCGTTTTACGACCGGAAATGACTGCTCCAATTGCTCGTGTGGCAGCATCAAAATTGTTAAATGAGGATCAGCCACTAAGACTAGCTTACTCAGCTAACGTTTATCGTGCTCAACAAAAAGAGGGTGGAAGACCTGCTGAATTCAAACAAATTGGTGTTGAGTGCATTGCTGATGACACTGTCAGTGCAGATGGAGAAGTGATTGCTCTCTTAATTTCTGCTTTAAAAGAAACAGGTATCGATACATTTCAAATTTCAATTGGACATATTAGGTTTGTCCAGGAATTTTTCCTGCAAATTTTAGGGACGGAGGAGCGGGCAAATGAATTAACGAAATTTTTATACAAAAAAAATTATGTTGGTTATCGAGAGCATGTAAACTCTCTGTCACTTTCCTCGATTGACAAACAGCGACTATTAGATTTTTTAAAGCTGCGTGGTAGTGAAGAAGTGATTGAGAACGCTTTTGCATTGATAGAAAATGAGAAGGGGAAAGAATCAATCCTTCAATTGAAGAATCTATGGAAAACAATGGTTGATTATGGTATGGAAAAAACACTTAAATTTGATTTGACACTTGTTAGTCATATGAGCTACTACACAGGAATATTATTTGAAGTCTATTCAGATCAAGTTGGCTCTCCGATCGGGAATGGTGGTCGATATGATTTACTTCTTCAAAAATTCGGGAAAAATACAGGAGCGACAGGTTTTGCTCTTCGATTAGACCGTTTATTGGAGGCAATAGGTCATACGGCAAATAGTAAACCAGCACTATGCATTTTATTTAGTGAAGAAAGACGCAGAGAAGCGTATCAATTAGGGAAGGAAAAACGTAAACAAGGATTAAATGTCGTTTTACAAGATATAAATGGAGTGAAGCAAATCGATGCTTGTACGAGCCAGTATGAAGATATTACCTTCTTAATTGGAAAGGCTGGAAGGGAGTCTGACAAATGA
- the hisG gene encoding ATP phosphoribosyltransferase, whose translation MSDYITIAMPKGRIFKDAVDLLFQAGYSLPPEVEDSRKLIIDVEKEKFRMILAKPMDVPTYVEHGVADLGIAGKDVMLEEERDIYELLDLKISDCYLAVAGLPNTKMDDVTPKIATKYPNMAATYFREQGEQVEIIKLNGSIELAPIIGLSDRIVDIVSTGRTLKENGLIEYERIVNITSRLIVNPVSYRMQDHRISDMVERLNQVINKERFMES comes from the coding sequence ATGAGCGATTATATAACGATAGCAATGCCGAAGGGTCGTATTTTTAAAGATGCAGTAGACCTTCTTTTTCAGGCAGGCTATAGTCTCCCTCCTGAAGTTGAGGACTCACGAAAGTTAATTATTGATGTTGAAAAAGAGAAATTCCGTATGATATTAGCAAAACCAATGGATGTCCCTACTTATGTTGAGCACGGCGTTGCTGATTTAGGGATCGCTGGAAAGGATGTAATGCTCGAAGAAGAACGAGATATTTACGAGTTGTTAGATTTAAAAATCAGTGATTGCTATTTAGCGGTAGCGGGCCTCCCAAATACAAAAATGGATGATGTGACGCCCAAAATAGCGACAAAGTACCCTAATATGGCTGCTACTTACTTCCGAGAACAAGGTGAACAAGTAGAAATTATTAAGTTAAATGGTTCAATCGAATTGGCTCCAATAATAGGGTTATCTGACCGAATCGTAGATATCGTTTCGACTGGAAGAACACTTAAAGAAAATGGGTTAATTGAATATGAGCGTATTGTGAATATTACATCCCGTTTAATTGTGAATCCTGTCAGTTACCGAATGCAGGATCATCGAATTAGCGATATGGTGGAACGATTAAATCAGGTCATTAACAAAGAACGATTCATGGAGTCATAA
- the hisD gene encoding histidinol dehydrogenase produces the protein MKIMKVTDTVSIKRSVEQGTEEQLIAVKRIIDNVRKRGYEAVKEYTERFDQASLTSFAVTQNEIEEAYREIDQKIVSVIQEAAENIRSYHVKQLRASWMTTEENGTMLGQKVTPIHSVGVYVPGGTAAYPSSVLMNVIPAKVAGVDRIVMVSPPGIDGKLPPAVLVAANEAGVEEIYKIGGAQAVAALAYGIESIQPVDKIVGPGNIYVALAKREVFGDVDIDMIAGPSEIVVLADESARANEVAADLLSQAEHDERSSSVLVTPSELFATAVNDEIKKQLATLPRRNIAEKSINDFGAIYITNAIEEAIAVVNQLAPEHLEIMTEKPMEHLEGIKHAGAIFIGRFSSEPVGDYFAGTNHVLPTNGTARFSSPLNIDDFQKKSSVIIYSEKAFNTNAHKIASFARLEGLEAHARAIEERLK, from the coding sequence ATGAAAATAATGAAGGTTACTGATACGGTCTCTATTAAAAGATCGGTTGAACAAGGGACAGAGGAACAGCTAATTGCTGTAAAAAGAATTATTGATAATGTGAGGAAACGTGGGTATGAGGCGGTGAAAGAATATACAGAGAGATTCGATCAAGCATCCCTTACATCATTCGCTGTTACGCAAAATGAAATAGAAGAGGCCTATAGGGAAATCGATCAAAAAATTGTTTCCGTTATTCAAGAAGCAGCTGAGAATATTCGATCTTATCATGTAAAACAACTTCGAGCATCTTGGATGACGACGGAAGAGAATGGAACTATGCTTGGACAGAAAGTAACTCCAATTCATTCCGTTGGGGTATATGTTCCTGGAGGGACAGCTGCATACCCATCTTCTGTATTAATGAATGTGATTCCTGCGAAGGTGGCCGGTGTTGATCGTATCGTAATGGTATCACCTCCAGGAATAGATGGAAAGCTCCCTCCGGCAGTACTTGTAGCTGCAAATGAAGCAGGAGTAGAAGAAATATATAAAATAGGTGGAGCTCAGGCGGTTGCTGCCCTTGCCTATGGAATCGAATCTATTCAGCCAGTCGACAAAATTGTTGGACCCGGAAATATTTATGTTGCTTTGGCGAAGAGAGAAGTATTTGGTGACGTTGATATTGATATGATTGCTGGTCCAAGTGAAATTGTCGTTTTAGCAGATGAAAGCGCGCGGGCGAATGAAGTGGCTGCTGATCTCTTATCACAGGCAGAACATGATGAAAGGTCTTCAAGCGTACTCGTTACTCCTTCAGAATTGTTTGCGACTGCAGTAAACGATGAAATAAAAAAACAGTTAGCTACGCTTCCTAGAAGGAATATTGCGGAAAAATCAATTAATGATTTCGGGGCTATATACATTACTAATGCGATTGAGGAGGCCATTGCCGTAGTAAATCAATTGGCACCAGAACATCTTGAAATCATGACAGAGAAACCGATGGAGCATCTAGAGGGAATAAAGCATGCAGGTGCGATTTTCATAGGAAGGTTCAGTTCAGAACCAGTTGGAGATTACTTTGCAGGAACCAATCATGTTTTGCCGACAAACGGAACAGCGCGCTTTTCAAGTCCGTTAAATATAGATGATTTCCAAAAGAAATCAAGTGTGATTATTTATAGTGAAAAAGCCTTCAATACGAATGCACATAAAATCGCTTCCTTCGCCCGACTAGAAGGTTTGGAAGCTCACGCGAGAGCGATTGAAGAAAGATTGAAGTGA
- the hisB gene encoding imidazoleglycerol-phosphate dehydratase HisB, whose amino-acid sequence MYRTSSVTRKTSETNIELSLTIEGEGQAKLETGVPFLNHMLDLFAKHGQFDLSVDAKGDIEVDDHHTTEDIGICLGQALREALGDKKGIKRYGNAFVPMDETLAQVVVDLSNRPHLEMRAHFPNQKVGSFDTELVHEFMWKLALEARMNLHIIVHYGQNTHHIIEAIFKALARALDEATTVDSRIKGVPSTKGML is encoded by the coding sequence ATGTATAGAACCTCAAGTGTCACGAGAAAAACGAGCGAAACAAACATTGAATTATCCTTAACAATTGAGGGAGAAGGTCAAGCAAAACTGGAAACCGGGGTTCCATTTTTAAACCATATGTTAGATTTGTTTGCAAAGCATGGTCAGTTTGATTTATCGGTAGACGCCAAAGGTGATATCGAAGTAGATGATCATCATACTACAGAAGATATTGGGATTTGCTTAGGGCAAGCTCTTCGCGAGGCTCTTGGCGATAAAAAGGGTATAAAACGCTATGGGAACGCATTTGTACCAATGGATGAGACATTGGCACAGGTTGTTGTTGATTTGAGTAATCGTCCTCATTTAGAAATGCGCGCACACTTTCCCAACCAAAAAGTAGGAAGCTTTGATACAGAATTAGTACATGAATTCATGTGGAAGCTTGCTTTAGAAGCGCGTATGAACCTTCATATTATCGTCCATTACGGACAAAATACACACCATATCATTGAAGCCATTTTCAAAGCACTTGCAAGGGCTCTTGATGAAGCGACTACTGTCGATTCTAGAATTAAGGGCGTTCCATCAACGAAAGGAATGTTATAA
- the hisH gene encoding imidazole glycerol phosphate synthase subunit HisH, which translates to MIGIIDYGMGNLFSVSKALERLNVPYFISDEKERLMNASGLILPGVGSFKDAMVQLNESGLAEMIKQYAKTGKPLLGICLGMQLLFEDSEENGRSKGLCLLPGHVNRFSGQTKDGVAYKVPHMGWNKLHFTRSSSILNLLVEDYVYFVHSYYVNVSDAEVIIANCYYDVEVPAVVGKRNIFGMQFHPEKSGQLGMELLRNFTEMIRKG; encoded by the coding sequence GTGATTGGCATCATCGACTATGGAATGGGAAATTTATTTAGTGTAAGTAAGGCGCTTGAAAGATTAAATGTTCCATATTTTATTTCGGATGAAAAAGAACGATTAATGAATGCGTCGGGGCTAATCCTTCCTGGAGTTGGGTCCTTTAAGGATGCAATGGTTCAGTTAAACGAATCGGGTCTAGCAGAGATGATTAAACAATATGCCAAAACCGGAAAACCGCTATTGGGTATTTGTTTAGGTATGCAACTACTATTCGAAGACAGTGAAGAGAATGGACGATCAAAAGGGTTATGTCTACTACCAGGTCATGTAAATAGGTTTTCAGGACAAACGAAAGATGGAGTAGCTTATAAAGTGCCACATATGGGCTGGAATAAACTTCATTTTACTCGTTCTTCCAGTATTTTAAATTTGTTAGTAGAGGATTATGTCTATTTTGTCCATTCCTATTATGTGAATGTCAGTGACGCTGAAGTGATTATTGCAAATTGCTATTATGATGTGGAAGTCCCAGCAGTTGTAGGGAAAAGAAATATATTTGGAATGCAGTTTCATCCAGAAAAGAGTGGTCAGCTTGGAATGGAGCTATTACGAAATTTTACAGAAATGATTAGGAAAGGTTGA
- the hisA gene encoding 1-(5-phosphoribosyl)-5-[(5-phosphoribosylamino)methylideneamino]imidazole-4-carboxamide isomerase: protein MSFIIYPAIDMRGGKCVRLLQGDYAKETVYGDSPFEMAKQFVSQGAEWIHMVDLDGAKDGNRVNDTFVIQAAKELNVKIQIGGGVRCEEDIIRYLDNGIERVIIGSVAVSNPDFTIEMIQKYGKKIAIGIDAKDGYVATHGWLNTSDLMAVELGKRFAAAGAETFIFTDIATDGMLSGPNLKAIERIAKETGKQVIASGGVSKLNDLKALKGLMNLGVSGAIVGKAIYEGRFSVAEALKEVEM from the coding sequence ATGAGTTTTATCATTTACCCTGCGATTGATATGAGAGGGGGAAAATGTGTACGTCTTTTACAAGGGGACTACGCTAAGGAAACGGTATACGGGGATTCTCCTTTTGAAATGGCTAAACAATTTGTGAGTCAAGGTGCAGAATGGATCCATATGGTTGATTTAGATGGAGCTAAAGATGGAAACAGGGTCAACGATACATTTGTAATTCAAGCTGCTAAGGAACTGAATGTGAAAATTCAAATCGGCGGTGGAGTTCGTTGTGAGGAGGATATCATTCGCTATCTGGATAATGGAATCGAACGGGTCATTATTGGTAGTGTTGCCGTTTCAAATCCTGATTTCACGATTGAAATGATTCAAAAATACGGGAAGAAAATCGCGATAGGTATTGATGCGAAGGATGGTTATGTTGCGACGCATGGTTGGTTAAATACTTCTGATCTAATGGCAGTAGAATTAGGTAAACGATTTGCAGCTGCTGGTGCCGAAACGTTTATCTTTACAGATATTGCTACTGATGGAATGCTCTCTGGACCAAATCTTAAAGCCATTGAACGGATAGCTAAGGAAACCGGGAAACAGGTGATTGCTTCAGGTGGTGTAAGTAAATTGAATGACTTAAAAGCGTTAAAGGGATTAATGAATCTGGGGGTTTCAGGTGCAATTGTTGGAAAAGCAATCTATGAAGGCAGGTTTTCAGTAGCAGAAGCCTTAAAAGAGGTGGAAATGTAA
- the hisF gene encoding imidazole glycerol phosphate synthase subunit HisF, with amino-acid sequence MLTKRIIPCLDVKEGRVVKGVQFVELRDAGDPVELARFYDEQGADELVFLDISASQEGRRTMVDVVKSVASELAIPFTVGGGINSMEDMKSVLRAGADKVSLNTAAVNNPSLISEGASFFGTQCIVVAIDAKFDETLGTWKVYTHGGRNPTDLEVIQWAKEAVRRGAGEILLTSMDRDGEKKGFDVELTKAVSEAITVPVIASGGAGNADHFKIAFSMGQADAALAASIFHYKETSVEEVKAYLREEGVHVR; translated from the coding sequence ATGCTTACAAAAAGAATTATCCCCTGTCTTGATGTAAAAGAGGGACGGGTTGTAAAAGGAGTACAGTTTGTCGAGCTTCGTGATGCAGGAGACCCAGTTGAACTGGCAAGGTTTTATGATGAGCAAGGGGCGGATGAACTTGTTTTTTTAGATATTTCAGCTTCCCAAGAAGGTAGAAGAACAATGGTTGATGTTGTAAAGTCAGTTGCTTCGGAACTTGCGATTCCCTTTACTGTAGGAGGGGGGATAAATTCAATGGAGGATATGAAGAGCGTTCTAAGAGCTGGAGCGGATAAAGTATCCCTGAATACAGCGGCTGTAAACAACCCGTCCCTCATTTCAGAAGGTGCAAGCTTTTTTGGCACACAATGTATTGTGGTTGCCATCGATGCAAAGTTCGATGAAACATTAGGTACTTGGAAAGTCTATACACATGGTGGAAGGAACCCGACTGATTTAGAAGTTATTCAATGGGCCAAAGAAGCAGTAAGACGAGGCGCTGGAGAAATTTTATTAACTAGTATGGATCGAGACGGAGAGAAAAAAGGGTTTGATGTCGAATTAACAAAAGCTGTTAGTGAAGCCATCACCGTGCCCGTGATTGCTTCAGGTGGAGCAGGGAATGCGGATCATTTTAAAATCGCTTTCTCGATGGGACAAGCAGATGCTGCACTAGCTGCTTCTATTTTTCATTATAAGGAAACATCAGTTGAAGAAGTGAAGGCCTATTTAAGAGAAGAAGGAGTTCATGTCAGATGA